One segment of Neoarius graeffei isolate fNeoGra1 chromosome 20, fNeoGra1.pri, whole genome shotgun sequence DNA contains the following:
- the LOC132869074 gene encoding zinc finger BED domain-containing protein 5-like — protein sequence MTVHKSYAKDFPVKSAVRTEKVNNLRRQLAAKQAVFTRPVNKSKTATIASYRVSRVLAKHKKCFKDGEVFKEAFVEAADALFADFKNKKEIMSAIQETQLSRNTITRRCETMSEDIERQLRNDIESCLCFSLQFDESTDAVDVAQLCVFIRMVFHNMTAKEEILTILPLKGHTRGSDVFDTFMEFVSKSHLPLFKLTSITTDGAPSMVGHTAGFVALCKQSESFPDFLNYHCIIHQQGLCGKILNMKDVMDVAIKIACSFRARSLQRRLFRAQLEEAGADHTDLLLHTDVRWLSRGKFLERFLELLPEIKEFLKHTTTHAAAYTQLEDGQWLADLAFLTDVTNKINDLNLELQGKGKHIANMISSVNTFKTKLRLLVRRLQQCDVRNFPHLEAELRRQGKDSVELARYEQQIQNILLEFERRFTDFASIEPVAQFLCFPFGENVDVDCIAPKVATLFSLDSSAVENEILTLQNDIEIKCRATPGITGEFWNLLLEEKYPNLRQCALNMTSLFGSTYLCESAFSHMKIIKSKYRTTLTDDHLAACLRLALNSYCPDYEKLAASSQCQKSH from the coding sequence ATGACCGTTCACAAGAGCTATGCTAAAGACTTCCCGGTGAAATCAGCTGTACGAACTGAAAAGGTAAACAACCTGAGGAGACAGCTAGCCGCAAAGCAGGCAGTGTTTACGCGACCTGTTAATAAGAGTAAAACTGCCACGATAGCGTCTTACCGTGTGAGTCGTGTTCTGGCAAAGCACAAGAAATGTTTTAAAGACGGCGAAGTTTTCAAAGAAGCCTTTGTGGAGGCCGCGGATGCACTTTTCGCTGACTTCAAGAACAAGAAGGAGATCATGTCGGCTATTCAAGAAACCCAGCtatccaggaacaccattacaagGCGGTGCGAGACCATGTCAGAGGACATTGAACGACAGCTTAGAAATGACATTGAGAGCTGTCTTTGTTTTTCGCTGCAATTTGACGAATCAACTGATGCTGTGGATGTGGCGCAGTTATGTGTTTTCATTCGGATGGTTTTTCATAACATGACGGCAAAAGAAGAGATTCTGACAATTTTGCCTTTGAAAGGGCACACAAGAGGGTCGGATGTTTTTGACACGTTTATGGAGTTTGTCAGTAAGTCGCATTTACCCCTCTTCAAACTTACGTCAATCACAACTGATGGGGCTCCATCTATGGTTGGGCATACTGCTGGGTTCGTTGCTTTGTGCAAGCAGTCGGAATCTTTCCCTGATTTTTTGAACTATCACTGTATCATTCACCAACAAGGGCTGTGCGGGAAGATTTTGAACATGAAGGACGTCATGGACGTAGCTATAAAAATCGCGTGCTCTTTTCGGGCCAGGAGTTTACAGAGGCGCTTATTCCGTGCCCAGCTCGAGGAGGCAGGTGCAGACCACACCGATCTGCTGCTGCACACCGACGTCAGGTGGTTGAGCCGAGGCAAATTCCTCGAAAGATTTTTGGAACTTTTGCCCGAAATTAAAGAGTTCCTGAAGCACACAACTACCCATGCTGCTGCTTATACTCAGCTGGAGGACGGTCAGTGGCTCGCTGATTTGGCTTTTCTCACAGATGTCACCAATAAGATCAATGACTTGAATCTCGAGCTGCAGGGGAAAGGAAAGCACATCGCCAACATGATCAGTTCAGTGAACACCTTTAAAACGAAGTTGCGCCTGCTGGTACGCAGGTTGCAACAGTGTGATGTCAGGAACTTTCCGCACTTGGAGGCTGAGCTCCGCCGTCAGGGCAAAGACAGTGTGGAACTTGCTCGTTATGAgcaacagatccaaaacattCTTTTGGAGTTTGAGCGCCGGTTTACTGACTTTGCGTCCATTGAGCCTGTTGCTCAGTTTCTGTGCTTTCCATTTGGTGAAAATGTTGATGTGGATTGCATTGCGCCCAAAGTAGCCACACTCTTCAGCCTGGACTCCAGTGCTGTCGAGAATGAAATTCTCACACTGCAAAATGACATTGAGATCAAATGCAGAGCAACACCTGGGATAACTGGCGAATTCTGGAACCTGCTGCTGGAAGAGAAGTATCCAAACCTCAGACAATGCGCACTGAATATGACTTCCCTTTTTGGATCAACATATTTGTGTGAGTCTGCCTTTTCACACATGAAAATAATCAAGTCCAAGTACAGAACCACACTGACTGATGACCACCTCGCAGCCTGCTTAAGGCTGGCACTCAACTCCTACTGTCCGGATTACGAGAAGCTAGCTGCCTCCTCCCAGtgccagaagtcccactaa
- the ypel3 gene encoding protein yippee-like 3 — MVKETKAKTFQAYLDSCHRRYSCVHCRAHLANHDELISKSFQGSQGRAYLFNSVVNVGCGPAEERLLLTGLHAVADIYCENCHTTLGWKYEQAFELSQKYKEGKYIIELSHMIKDNGWD; from the exons ATGGTGAAAGAAACTAAAGCCAAAACTTTCCAGGCGTACCTTGACTCCTGTCACCGCCGTTACAGCTGCGTCCACTGCCGCGCTCATCTAGCCAACCATGATGAGCTCATTTCCAAG TCTTTCCAAGGAAGCCAGGGTCGTGCCTATCTGTTCAACTCTGT GGTGAATGTGGGCTGTGGTCCGGCGGAGGAGAGACTGCTGTTGACCGGGCTTCATGCTGTGGCTGATATTTACTGTGAGAACTGTCACACCACTTTGGGCTGGAAATAT GAACAAGCGTTTGAGTTGAGTCAGAAGTATAAGGAGGGGAAGTACATCATTGAACTTTCTCACATGATCAAAGACAATGGCTGGGACTGA